In Jejubacter calystegiae, the following are encoded in one genomic region:
- a CDS encoding SMP-30/gluconolactonase/LRE family protein encodes MDNCPSPNGLVLSPDENILYVAMTRGNCIWRVPLQKDGSVSKVGQFFTSHGPSGPDGLAMNSRGELLIANPGLGRIWLLNELGEPLEIITSPAGRSTTNLCFGGEDMRQLLITESVSGAILSCPVTVPGQPIPASL; translated from the coding sequence CTGGATAACTGTCCCAGCCCGAACGGGCTGGTGCTCTCGCCGGATGAAAACATTTTGTATGTAGCCATGACGCGCGGCAACTGTATCTGGCGGGTGCCGCTACAGAAGGATGGTTCGGTCAGCAAGGTCGGTCAGTTTTTTACCTCGCATGGCCCCAGTGGCCCGGATGGTCTGGCGATGAATAGCCGGGGGGAGCTGCTCATCGCTAATCCCGGTCTTGGGCGCATCTGGCTGCTTAATGAGCTGGGTGAACCGCTGGAGATCATTACCAGCCCGGCGGGCCGTTCGACCACCAACCTCTGTTTCGGCGGTGAGGATATGCGTCAGCTATTGATTACCGAATCCGTTAGCGGCGCGATTTTGTCCTGCCCTGTGACCGTTCCCGGACAGCCCATCCCTGCCTCTCTCTGA
- a CDS encoding IclR family transcriptional regulator — protein sequence MGNEGVNAVEKALALLDCFKPGEESLSLTELSQLSGYHKTTVYRLMNSLERMNYVIRHENGIYTLGPRLLYLGKLYEQSFHLASIVQPELHALAAATHESASWYVIENNQRLCLFRAESSEGLRETRLPGTSLPLDNSAIGQVLRHWGLNEPLFSETPRLPLYTAGVRDPHIAAFSLPVFGEGDRLVAALALTGPASRLTESRSQEGLAQHLCQTAFNLSVKLGARKTWCEHLFLTPLE from the coding sequence ATGGGAAATGAAGGTGTAAATGCCGTAGAAAAGGCGCTGGCGCTGCTGGACTGTTTTAAGCCGGGGGAGGAATCACTGTCACTGACCGAGCTGTCACAGCTTTCCGGCTACCATAAAACCACGGTATATCGCCTGATGAATTCGCTGGAGCGTATGAACTATGTCATCCGACATGAGAACGGCATCTATACGCTTGGCCCCCGCCTGCTGTACCTGGGAAAGCTGTACGAGCAATCCTTCCATCTGGCCAGTATCGTTCAGCCCGAACTCCATGCGCTGGCGGCGGCAACCCACGAAAGCGCATCCTGGTATGTCATTGAGAATAACCAGCGGCTGTGTCTGTTTCGGGCTGAATCCTCTGAAGGGCTGCGGGAAACCCGTCTGCCGGGCACGTCCCTTCCCCTTGATAATTCCGCCATCGGTCAGGTGTTACGCCACTGGGGATTAAACGAACCGCTCTTTAGCGAAACACCCCGACTGCCCCTCTACACCGCTGGCGTCCGGGATCCCCACATTGCCGCGTTTTCGCTTCCGGTGTTTGGCGAAGGCGATCGTCTGGTGGCCGCACTCGCCCTGACCGGCCCCGCTTCGCGGCTGACGGAATCCCGCAGTCAGGAAGGGCTGGCGCAGCATCTGTGCCAGACGGCATTTAACCTCTCCGTAAAACTGGGCGCCCGAAAAACCTGGTGCGAACATCTGTTCCTGACGCCATTAGAATGA
- a CDS encoding EamA family transporter translates to MSVTIVSLTLFAALLHAGWNALLRGGSDRLWSMTVMCIAVSIVCIGIAPFLTAPDKASWMYALLSAVLHVGYNLFLVKSYQSGELGKTYPIARGSSPLLVTLGAALFAGEMPGASAIAGIGLVSFGIISLAFQGRRLAVPGLPWALGTGCFIAAYSVTDGIGVRLSGDPLAYTVWMSALWGLMMPTVYIALRGPRSLFSARPGLLASAGGGVVSLLAYGIVIYAMTHAPMGAVSALRETSVLFAVLIGYFLLGETLTVRKMLACVMIAAGAALIG, encoded by the coding sequence ATGTCTGTCACGATCGTTTCACTCACGCTCTTCGCCGCGCTGCTTCACGCAGGGTGGAATGCCCTACTGCGCGGCGGCAGCGATCGACTCTGGTCAATGACAGTCATGTGTATCGCTGTGTCGATCGTCTGTATCGGTATAGCCCCATTTCTGACCGCGCCCGACAAAGCAAGCTGGATGTATGCCCTGCTTTCGGCTGTGCTGCACGTAGGCTATAACCTGTTTCTGGTTAAAAGCTATCAGTCGGGTGAACTGGGAAAAACCTACCCCATTGCCCGGGGCTCATCTCCGCTACTGGTTACCCTTGGGGCAGCCCTTTTCGCCGGAGAAATGCCGGGAGCAAGCGCGATAGCAGGTATTGGGCTGGTGTCATTCGGGATTATTTCCCTGGCCTTTCAGGGGCGCAGGCTGGCAGTGCCGGGGTTGCCCTGGGCGCTGGGTACCGGGTGTTTTATTGCCGCGTATAGCGTTACGGACGGTATCGGCGTACGTCTGTCTGGCGATCCCCTGGCTTATACAGTCTGGATGAGTGCACTGTGGGGCCTGATGATGCCTACGGTCTATATTGCCCTGCGCGGCCCGCGCAGTCTATTTAGCGCAAGGCCAGGGTTACTCGCTTCCGCTGGCGGCGGCGTGGTTTCGCTGCTGGCCTATGGGATCGTCATCTACGCCATGACCCACGCCCCCATGGGCGCCGTTTCAGCGCTGCGTGAAACCAGCGTGCTGTTTGCCGTCCTTATTGGCTATTTCTTGCTGGGTGAAACGCTCACCGTTCGTAAGATGCTGGCCTGCGTAATGATTGCCGCTGGCGCTGCCCTGATTGGCTGA
- a CDS encoding Cd(II)/Pb(II)-responsive transcriptional regulator, translated as MKIGELARQANCPVETVRYYEKEGLLHLPLRDSANNYRHYDSSHLERLLFIRRCRALDMTHDEIRGLLQALSRNDEDCSQIDDIVNEHLHHVQQRIQELLALEHQLKTLSDHCGSGRPVSECGIVHTLTRPRESEDTLIPLNQEHPGGVHRH; from the coding sequence ATGAAAATTGGTGAACTGGCCCGCCAGGCAAACTGCCCGGTGGAAACCGTACGTTACTACGAAAAAGAGGGGCTGCTGCACCTGCCGCTGCGTGATAGCGCCAATAATTACCGGCACTATGACAGCAGCCACCTGGAAAGACTGCTGTTTATTCGCCGCTGTCGGGCTCTGGATATGACCCACGATGAGATTCGCGGTCTGTTGCAGGCGCTGAGCCGTAACGATGAGGATTGCAGCCAGATCGACGACATCGTTAATGAGCATCTGCACCACGTGCAGCAGCGTATTCAGGAGCTGCTGGCGCTGGAACATCAGCTTAAAACCCTGAGCGACCACTGCGGATCTGGCAGGCCGGTCAGCGAATGTGGAATAGTCCACACCCTGACCCGCCCCAGAGAGAGCGAAGACACTCTGATCCCGCTGAATCAGGAACATCCCGGCGGCGTGCACCGCCATTAA
- a CDS encoding MFS transporter, with product MSEELHSASSAEHLEQQTVKRVIWRILPFLIVCYLIAIIDRGNIGMASLQMNEDLGLSKAVFGLASSLFFIGYFIFEVPSNLAMQKIGAKIWISRIMISWGIVSICTAFVQRAETLYVLRFLLGAAEAGFFPGVILYLTYWIPGKYRARVIATFMVAIPAANFIGSPISGAILSMDGWLGMRGWHWLFILEGFPAILLGIAAFFLLSNRPENARWLTDAQKKWLSDTMTVENAQRKAIGHISLWQLLRHKHIWAMALIYAGASAAGSTLSVWSPQLLHSFGLNNFMTGLVNSIPYGLASILMIVWGRSSDRTGERRWHTALTLFLIAGGLLSAFMTNSLPGSVVILSLVLIGAYSMKGPFWALASGWLSSSTAAAGLAAIGAMANLIGGGIMVNVYGVINDATGSHTLAMLPLALLCLTGGIAVLIMGRKSTLRVEVENHASVAGK from the coding sequence ATGTCTGAGGAGTTACATAGCGCATCTTCTGCGGAGCATCTTGAGCAGCAAACCGTCAAACGAGTTATCTGGCGTATCCTGCCTTTTCTGATCGTCTGCTATCTGATAGCCATTATCGATCGCGGCAATATCGGCATGGCTTCGCTGCAGATGAACGAAGATTTAGGATTATCAAAAGCGGTATTTGGCCTGGCCAGCAGTCTGTTCTTCATCGGCTATTTTATTTTTGAAGTCCCCAGTAATCTGGCAATGCAGAAGATTGGCGCAAAGATATGGATCTCGCGCATCATGATTTCCTGGGGGATCGTTTCTATCTGCACCGCCTTCGTTCAGAGAGCTGAAACGCTCTACGTGCTGCGTTTCCTGCTGGGCGCGGCGGAAGCCGGTTTCTTCCCCGGCGTCATTCTCTATTTAACCTACTGGATACCCGGCAAATACCGTGCCCGGGTGATTGCCACCTTTATGGTCGCCATTCCCGCCGCGAATTTCATTGGTTCACCGATTTCCGGAGCGATCCTGAGCATGGACGGCTGGTTGGGTATGCGCGGCTGGCACTGGCTGTTTATTCTGGAAGGATTCCCGGCCATTTTGCTGGGTATCGCGGCCTTTTTCCTGTTGAGCAACCGCCCTGAAAATGCCCGCTGGTTGACGGATGCCCAGAAAAAATGGCTGAGCGATACCATGACGGTAGAAAACGCACAGCGTAAGGCCATCGGCCATATTTCGCTGTGGCAACTGTTACGCCATAAACACATCTGGGCGATGGCGCTGATTTACGCGGGTGCCTCAGCCGCGGGATCCACCCTTAGCGTCTGGTCTCCTCAGTTATTACACTCGTTTGGGCTGAACAATTTTATGACCGGCCTGGTGAACAGCATTCCCTATGGTCTGGCATCGATTCTGATGATCGTCTGGGGCCGTAGCTCCGACCGGACCGGTGAACGCCGCTGGCATACCGCGCTGACGCTATTCCTGATTGCGGGCGGGCTGCTTTCGGCCTTTATGACAAACTCGCTGCCGGGCAGCGTGGTGATTTTGTCACTGGTTCTGATTGGCGCTTACTCCATGAAAGGCCCCTTCTGGGCGCTGGCTTCCGGCTGGCTTTCCTCTTCCACCGCTGCCGCGGGCCTGGCGGCGATTGGCGCTATGGCGAATCTGATTGGCGGGGGAATCATGGTTAATGTCTACGGTGTGATTAACGATGCGACCGGCAGCCATACCCTGGCGATGCTGCCGCTGGCCCTGCTCTGCCTGACAGGCGGAATAGCGGTGCTGATAATGGGACGCAAAAGTACGCTGCGGGTAGAGGTGGAAAACCACGCCTCTGTCGCTGGCAAGTAA
- a CDS encoding RraA family protein — MAEKTQSLINRTITRVSADDVRQAARFQAAILADVAGRRGTLHGRVKPVANTMKVAGPAITVEVRPGDNLAIHAALAIAQPGDVIVVDGKGDISCALIGEIMSTQAEASGIAGIIIDGAVRDADALAARGFPVFAAGLNPCGPTKAIAGRVNYPVSVAGAAIQPGDLIVGDVDGVVVLPREEVSLLLELAQQKLDTENRRIAAIHEGDIRAPWLEKTLRAGGMLAEGETL; from the coding sequence ATGGCAGAAAAAACGCAATCGCTGATCAATCGTACAATCACTCGTGTCTCTGCGGACGATGTCAGGCAGGCCGCTCGCTTTCAGGCGGCAATTCTGGCGGATGTGGCTGGCAGGCGCGGTACGCTGCATGGCCGGGTGAAACCGGTCGCTAATACCATGAAAGTGGCGGGCCCGGCGATTACCGTTGAGGTTCGGCCCGGGGATAACCTGGCTATTCATGCCGCGCTGGCTATTGCGCAGCCCGGAGATGTGATCGTGGTGGACGGTAAAGGCGATATCAGTTGCGCGCTGATCGGTGAAATTATGTCAACCCAGGCCGAGGCATCAGGAATCGCTGGCATCATTATTGATGGCGCAGTTCGGGACGCCGATGCCCTGGCTGCCCGGGGCTTCCCCGTTTTTGCCGCAGGGCTGAATCCTTGCGGACCGACCAAGGCCATCGCCGGGCGGGTCAATTACCCCGTTTCGGTGGCTGGTGCCGCGATTCAGCCGGGGGATTTAATCGTGGGGGATGTCGACGGCGTGGTGGTTCTGCCCCGGGAAGAGGTATCGCTCCTGCTGGAACTGGCGCAGCAAAAGCTCGATACCGAAAACCGTCGTATTGCTGCCATTCATGAAGGGGATATCCGCGCTCCCTGGCTTGAAAAGACGCTGCGTGCTGGCGGCATGCTTGCCGAAGGGGAGACTCTGTAA
- a CDS encoding MFS transporter, which translates to MSEKPAITQNAHSQLDKNEFQLSEAAAKKAFTRILPFIFICYVVSYLDRTNISFAALGMNSDLGITAAQFGFGAGMFFIGYFLFEIPSNLIMQKVGARIWIARIMISWGLISMATAFVTGPTSFAIARFLLGVAEAGFTPGIYLFFTYWFPGSWRAKITAAFLVGIPVANIIGAPISGALMQMTHHEYIRNWQWLLLIEGIPAVFLGVLCLFFLSDSPEKARWLDTNEKRLLVRRLESEQSRIAQTHGASLSDALRNPLLYLLAFINFCGIVGSIGIGLWMPQIIEQLGVSHSTTGLLTALPYVCGAVAMLLWARLAHHSRHRIAWISSALVMAALALGCSAMIAAPVAKMLALCIAVSGILSFQASFWALPSGFLTGNAAAAGLAIIVSVGNLGGFFGPSLIGYIKQATDGFIWPLLAVSAVLFIGALAVATVRDPWRNL; encoded by the coding sequence ATGTCGGAAAAACCGGCTATTACCCAAAATGCGCACAGCCAACTGGATAAAAATGAATTCCAGTTGAGTGAAGCCGCAGCAAAGAAAGCGTTCACACGCATTCTGCCTTTTATCTTTATCTGCTATGTCGTCAGTTATCTGGATCGCACCAATATCAGCTTTGCTGCGCTGGGCATGAACAGCGATCTGGGAATTACCGCCGCTCAGTTCGGTTTTGGCGCCGGTATGTTTTTTATTGGCTACTTTCTTTTTGAAATCCCCAGCAACCTTATTATGCAAAAGGTGGGCGCGCGGATTTGGATCGCCCGCATTATGATCTCATGGGGGCTAATCTCCATGGCGACCGCATTTGTCACCGGGCCGACCAGCTTTGCGATTGCCCGCTTTTTGCTGGGCGTGGCGGAAGCCGGTTTTACGCCGGGGATCTATCTGTTTTTCACTTACTGGTTCCCGGGATCCTGGCGGGCCAAAATAACGGCGGCGTTTCTGGTCGGGATTCCTGTCGCTAATATTATTGGCGCCCCCATTTCCGGGGCGCTGATGCAAATGACTCACCACGAATATATTCGTAACTGGCAGTGGCTGCTGTTGATTGAAGGCATACCGGCGGTTTTCCTGGGCGTGCTCTGTCTTTTTTTCCTGAGCGATAGCCCGGAAAAGGCGCGCTGGCTGGATACCAATGAAAAACGCCTGCTGGTTCGCCGCCTTGAATCGGAGCAGAGCCGCATCGCCCAAACCCATGGCGCCAGTCTGAGCGATGCATTACGCAATCCGTTGCTGTATCTGCTGGCCTTTATTAACTTCTGCGGGATTGTGGGATCGATTGGCATAGGACTCTGGATGCCGCAAATTATTGAACAACTGGGCGTCAGCCATTCCACCACGGGATTGCTGACCGCGTTGCCCTACGTTTGCGGCGCCGTTGCAATGCTGCTTTGGGCGCGTCTGGCCCATCATTCCCGCCACCGGATTGCGTGGATTAGCAGCGCGCTGGTGATGGCGGCGCTGGCGCTGGGCTGTAGCGCGATGATTGCGGCACCTGTCGCGAAAATGCTGGCGCTGTGCATTGCCGTGAGCGGTATTTTGTCGTTCCAGGCCTCTTTCTGGGCCCTGCCGTCGGGATTCCTCACCGGCAATGCGGCTGCGGCTGGGTTAGCGATAATTGTCTCGGTGGGGAATCTGGGGGGATTCTTTGGTCCTTCGCTGATTGGCTATATCAAACAGGCGACGGATGGATTTATCTGGCCGCTGCTGGCGGTTTCCGCTGTGCTCTTTATCGGCGCACTGGCTGTTGCCACCGTCAGAGATCCCTGGAGAAACCTTTGA
- a CDS encoding DMT family transporter, with the protein MILKIVLAMMAFAANSLLCRLALKAGHIDAVSFSSVRLLSGALALFLLLQLPGIKKKPEFNVANALLLCVYVFAFSVAYLSLDTAAGALLLFGTVQCVMTGWGLLRGERLSALKTIGMIAAVAGIGLLLLPGAGRPSPFAALMMIVAGSAWAIYCITGKRVKDAAAATAGNFILSVPLAVAALLFSTLALHADAMGFTLAVVSGALASGAAYLLWYSLLPHLSPTTASTLQLSVPCLAALGGLILMGEALNLRMLLSIAITLSGIGLVIISDRKSSQRS; encoded by the coding sequence ATGATACTCAAAATTGTGCTGGCGATGATGGCCTTTGCCGCTAATTCCCTGCTGTGCCGACTGGCCCTTAAGGCAGGGCATATCGATGCCGTGTCATTCAGCAGCGTGCGTCTGCTCAGCGGCGCCCTGGCGCTTTTCCTGCTGTTGCAGCTTCCCGGGATAAAAAAGAAGCCGGAATTTAACGTCGCTAATGCGCTGCTACTGTGCGTTTATGTTTTCGCGTTTTCCGTGGCTTATCTGTCGCTGGATACCGCCGCAGGCGCTCTGCTGCTGTTCGGCACCGTTCAGTGTGTGATGACCGGCTGGGGGCTACTGCGTGGCGAACGGCTGAGCGCGCTAAAAACCATCGGCATGATTGCCGCAGTCGCGGGTATCGGCCTGTTACTGCTGCCCGGCGCCGGGCGTCCTTCGCCGTTTGCTGCGCTAATGATGATAGTGGCGGGCAGCGCCTGGGCCATCTACTGCATTACCGGTAAAAGAGTGAAGGATGCTGCCGCTGCAACCGCAGGAAACTTTATCCTGTCCGTGCCGCTGGCCGTTGCGGCACTGCTGTTCAGTACCCTGGCGCTGCACGCCGATGCCATGGGATTCACGCTGGCGGTAGTTTCCGGCGCGCTGGCCTCGGGCGCTGCCTATCTGCTCTGGTATTCCCTGCTGCCCCACCTTAGCCCCACCACCGCCAGCACGCTTCAGCTTAGCGTCCCCTGCCTGGCAGCGCTGGGCGGTCTGATATTGATGGGCGAAGCCCTTAATCTGCGAATGCTGCTGTCGATAGCCATCACGCTATCGGGGATTGGGCTGGTGATTATTTCCGATCGGAAATCGAGCCAGCGTTCCTGA
- a CDS encoding hydroxyacid dehydrogenase codes for MNQRKVILVTGSDLAPQALALLHDYQIVYAGRQPTEKELVALCCTHNPVAIIVRYGKINARIMDAAPALRVISKHGSGIDVIDRAAAAERNIEVRAAIGANAAAVAEHTWALILACAKSVPTLDRRLRQGHWDKSTHKSTELAGRTLGLVGLGAIGRRVAVVGQAFGMKVIAYDPWAETFPEGCTSVTFPQLLGSADVISLHCPLTEQNSKMINDEALARCQPGTILVNTARGGLIDDEALLRALDNGTLSWAALDSFTSEPLTAPHIWQQVENVIISPHIGGVSHDSYINMGCAAASNVLEVLGEAEWDGVA; via the coding sequence ATGAATCAGCGTAAAGTTATTTTAGTCACCGGAAGCGACCTGGCACCGCAGGCGCTGGCGCTTTTGCACGATTATCAGATTGTTTATGCAGGCAGACAGCCCACGGAAAAAGAGCTGGTCGCGCTGTGCTGCACCCATAATCCCGTCGCGATTATTGTACGCTACGGCAAAATTAACGCCCGTATCATGGATGCCGCACCGGCTCTGCGGGTGATCTCCAAACACGGTAGCGGTATCGATGTTATCGATCGGGCAGCGGCGGCGGAGCGCAATATCGAAGTGCGCGCCGCGATTGGCGCCAATGCCGCTGCCGTTGCGGAACATACCTGGGCGCTGATTCTGGCCTGCGCAAAGTCGGTTCCGACCCTGGACCGGCGTCTCAGACAGGGGCATTGGGATAAATCGACGCACAAATCAACGGAACTGGCGGGCCGCACCCTGGGGCTGGTAGGGCTGGGGGCGATTGGGCGTCGCGTGGCCGTGGTCGGACAGGCTTTTGGCATGAAAGTAATAGCCTATGATCCCTGGGCGGAAACCTTCCCGGAAGGCTGCACGTCGGTGACCTTTCCCCAACTGCTGGGCAGCGCCGATGTGATTTCGCTGCATTGCCCGCTGACCGAACAAAACAGCAAGATGATCAATGATGAAGCGCTGGCCCGGTGTCAGCCGGGAACCATTCTGGTCAACACGGCGCGCGGCGGGTTGATTGACGATGAGGCCCTGCTAAGGGCGCTGGATAACGGCACGCTCAGTTGGGCGGCGCTGGATAGTTTTACCAGCGAACCATTAACGGCCCCCCATATCTGGCAGCAGGTCGAGAATGTGATTATCTCGCCGCATATCGGCGGCGTGAGTCATGACTCCTATATCAATATGGGGTGTGCGGCAGCCAGCAACGTGCTTGAGGTGCTGGGCGAGGCGGAATGGGATGGTGTCGCATGA
- a CDS encoding AraC family transcriptional regulator, producing the protein MSVSPSDPCFEMDNLPRAVLAVQSTSNDENWEVEPHRHRWGQLIYTVRGLLRCEVANGLWLVPPQCALWVPGGELHSTLGSAFCECLCLFIEPDAAQNLPTRCCTLFVAPLLRELLLQASRLTLMYDPLGPDGRLVAVLLDQLASAPVEKLHLPVADDRRIRQLMERLLENPADRSSQADWAQRVGMSERTLNRVVKQQMGMSFGEWRRQLHIVLALQRMAQGESVQSIALDLGYGGASGFITMFRKLMGSPPARYLANKANETDDAVGRTIKIPARYRPLIRNAGSISDRK; encoded by the coding sequence ATGTCAGTATCGCCTTCCGATCCCTGCTTTGAAATGGATAACCTGCCGCGCGCGGTTCTGGCTGTACAGAGCACCAGTAACGACGAGAACTGGGAAGTGGAACCCCATCGCCACCGCTGGGGGCAGCTAATCTATACCGTGCGTGGGCTCCTGCGTTGCGAAGTAGCGAACGGCCTGTGGCTGGTGCCGCCGCAGTGCGCGCTTTGGGTGCCCGGCGGCGAGCTGCACAGCACTCTGGGTTCGGCGTTCTGCGAATGCCTGTGTCTGTTTATCGAGCCCGATGCGGCGCAAAATCTGCCGACTCGCTGCTGCACGCTTTTCGTCGCGCCACTGCTGCGGGAACTGCTGCTACAGGCCAGTCGCCTGACGCTGATGTACGATCCTCTGGGGCCGGATGGTCGGCTGGTAGCGGTATTGCTGGATCAACTGGCCAGCGCGCCGGTAGAAAAACTGCATCTGCCAGTGGCGGATGACCGGCGGATTCGGCAGTTGATGGAACGGCTACTGGAAAACCCGGCGGATCGCTCTTCGCAGGCGGACTGGGCGCAGCGGGTGGGGATGAGCGAGCGAACCCTGAATCGGGTTGTGAAACAGCAGATGGGGATGAGCTTTGGCGAATGGCGCCGTCAGTTGCATATCGTTCTGGCGCTGCAGCGTATGGCGCAGGGGGAAAGCGTGCAGAGTATCGCGCTGGATCTGGGTTATGGGGGGGCCAGCGGCTTTATTACCATGTTCCGGAAGCTGATGGGCAGTCCGCCCGCTCGCTATCTGGCGAATAAAGCGAACGAAACGGATGACGCTGTCGGGCGGACGATAAAAATTCCGGCCCGCTACCGTCCGCTTATCAGGAACGCTGGCTCGATTTCCGATCGGAAATAA
- a CDS encoding GNAT family N-acetyltransferase, which produces MNIERITHLTPWRQALCALLDDCVASDASVGFLAPLTSQEAEIYWQQMAEDVETGHRELLLMLDGDQVTGAVQLSLCGKANGIHRAEVEKLMVDTRYRQRGIGKALMQEVERQARARQRSLLVLDTRTGDPASMLYRSLGYQEAGRIPDFAINSDGSLAGTTIFYKRLSADSP; this is translated from the coding sequence ATGAACATTGAACGAATCACCCACCTGACCCCCTGGCGGCAGGCGCTTTGCGCGCTGCTTGATGACTGCGTCGCCAGCGACGCGTCGGTAGGGTTTCTGGCTCCCCTGACGTCGCAAGAGGCCGAAATATACTGGCAACAGATGGCCGAAGATGTGGAAACCGGTCATCGTGAACTGCTGCTGATGCTGGATGGAGATCAGGTTACAGGCGCCGTGCAGCTTTCGCTATGCGGTAAAGCGAATGGCATTCACCGGGCCGAGGTGGAAAAGCTGATGGTGGATACCCGCTACCGCCAGCGCGGTATCGGTAAAGCGCTGATGCAGGAAGTGGAGCGTCAGGCCCGCGCCCGACAGCGTTCCCTGCTGGTGCTGGATACCCGCACCGGCGATCCGGCCTCGATGCTCTACCGCAGCCTGGGCTATCAGGAAGCGGGCCGTATTCCCGATTTCGCCATCAATTCCGACGGGAGTCTGGCGGGCACCACGATATTTTATAAGCGACTGTCAGCCGACTCCCCGTAA
- a CDS encoding SMP-30/gluconolactonase/LRE family protein has translation MIFLTQPEIRQATIFTRLPDRFRQPDERNPWSQANRGGQPVDSFLEGPVWHPSGCLYVTDIPYGRIFRVDPSGDWELIVQYPGEPNGMKLVGEDTLLITDYRHGLMKLCLSERTVTPWLSRRNSESFRGVNDLTILPTRGRPGCTIPPGASTGCPGKESSTCCWITVPARTGWCSRRMKTFCM, from the coding sequence ATGATCTTTCTGACTCAGCCGGAAATTCGCCAGGCCACGATTTTTACCCGACTTCCTGACCGTTTTCGCCAGCCCGATGAGCGTAACCCCTGGTCCCAGGCCAATCGGGGCGGGCAGCCCGTTGACTCTTTTCTGGAGGGGCCGGTGTGGCACCCCTCTGGCTGCCTGTATGTCACGGATATTCCCTACGGTCGGATCTTTCGCGTTGATCCATCCGGTGACTGGGAGCTGATTGTTCAGTATCCGGGAGAGCCTAACGGTATGAAACTGGTAGGGGAGGATACGCTGCTTATCACCGATTACCGTCACGGGCTGATGAAGCTCTGTTTATCAGAACGTACGGTAACGCCCTGGCTTTCACGGCGTAACAGCGAAAGTTTTCGCGGCGTGAATGACCTGACGATTTTACCGACCAGGGGCAGACCGGGCTGCACGATCCCACCGGGCGCGTCTACCGGCTGTCCCGGGAAGGAAAGCTCGACCTGCTGCTGGATAACTGTCCCAGCCCGAACGGGCTGGTGCTCTCGCCGGATGAAAACATTTTGTATGTAG